The nucleotide sequence ACTGCTATCGACCCCGTGTGTCTGTCGACTTTGTTCTATCCTTCatttcccttcccctctctttccAGGACATGTCCCGCACTTGTAGCATCTCAAGTCCGCAGGATAACCATTGTAAGAAGACCTGTGCAGGAAGAGGCAGAATCAAATGTAAGGCATGATTCCACAGTGCTATCAAAACGCATATTAAAATCTAGGTATGCTTAAGTAGAAAGTTCTGAATTATATTTGTGATGTCTTACTGAACTGTGCACTTACTCAACTGTAACGTGCTCAGAAGAGGCCTCAAAACATGCGTACAGTCAAATTTGATTGTTAACTAggcttttttgttcattatctGAATTAGTTCTTCAGtaagataaaaatatatggTGCGTATCCAAAGGCATATGCGTAAGATGTTTCTATTTAGAATGCTTTACGATTCATGCAAAGTCATTTTAAGTAGTTACAGACCTCATGTTAATAACAAACGTTtatcaatacaattattatattaatataatattaaatatgctaTTGATTTTAACTACATTAACTAACCTGAATCTGAATAGCCTCAAATTTTTCATTagcttttaatttcaatttcagtttagcttaatttagtttttaaagcAGTTTCAGTTTCTCACACACTTTTCATCTTGgctttattttacaataataacCTTGCTGGGAATGCGTGTAATTCATTACGTTTACTGATAAAAGTGATTGatgatatatagccaaaagacTCTCAAATGCACAAGCCAAACCCGACTTAGCAATGGTGTACTTGTTGCATTTGGAATACTTGCATAATTGTGTCTTTAGGGACCATGTATGAGGAGCAGATACGTTTGCAGAGAACAATGAAAGGCTGATGTTTGCACACAACCCTGCAGGTGGCATGCCTTTTATGAGATCACCAAGATGCTTCCTTATGCAAATCGGCATGAACAGGCACACACTTTAAATTTATGAACAATTGGCATTCATCCTCTGATACACACAAAATGGAAGGTCTGTGCACGTTTCATGAATTCCACATTGGTTTTTTGTAGGAAATtttattaagaacaaaagtcagaagaatttaagaaaagttttgtgaatgaggcccttTGTTTGCAGCATGTTCCACAGACACAAGATAGAACAGGGTCTATAACTATCAAaattatgcaataaaataattaaaattagcAAGTAAATACTCATACTCAAGTAAAACAATTAATagaccttttaaaaatatatgtaagaatttgatttgaaatacatttgtcaTTCCATATCCTGGAGTAAACTGAGATCAATTCAGACACTCAGTGTCACAAATATGCTTtataggaaaacaaaaaatactaaAGATAATAAAGACCAAGCCCAAACctccaaacaaaataaataaaaaagagcaaGGGCAGGAAATCCCTTACTTGGCAGATCACTCACCTAGAACGTAAGCAGCTACAAGTTTCTTGTTAACACTTAAGTGGAGGTAGACAGGCACAACGGACTCCAGCTCCCCCAGGGTAGGAAGCATAAggacagccacacacaccagccccagCAGGACGGTCAGCACGCTGGGCCCTCCTGGCGCTGCCCGGCTCTCTGCTCAACGCAAACCCACATCCTCCTTACTCACATGCCCCCTTGCCTGCCCACAGCAAATCACCAGCGTGTGGTTAGTACAATTGCAGGTGTTGTCTAACGCATATATAATGAGAACCTGCAGAGCTTATGAATTAGCAAGGACAACGCATTTCTATTAAAACTGTTAGGAATAGCCAATGTCAAAATTCACATTCTAACTGGTCAAATTAAAAGTTTCCACATTAAATCAATTACTTAGATGCAGTGAAAGACTAACAAAGTAGCCCTATTTATCCTACCTTTGGCTAATTACAGATACAGTCATAATGCTAAATATTAACATATGCTTCACACAGTTCTCAAATTAGCACAACCAAACTGATTTTTTAGGATTGATCTCCCTCTGGTGGACAGAAGTTACAACTGCAAGCCAGCACTATCTACCTGGCTGGAATGCGGTCTGCTCAAAGAAAGCACTGTCGGCCAGCTGCTCCTTCATCCTGCGCTCCTCCTCTTGGGGCCGAGAGTGTGACGGCTCCTGGGAGGCCGAGGGCAGCAGCGTGGCCATCACCTCCTTGCGGCCCAGAGCCTTCCGCTGGCTCTGTTCAGACACCTGCAGTCGGAACTTATCGATCACGCCATAGTGGCAGGCCCGCACGTCCCTGTGGCGGATTACACTGGGTAGGAACAGACAGAGATGGGGGTGAAGTCcagcagaaacaaaaatgtggTCATAAAGTCACATCAGGAACAGGTAGAACCAGACCCATTgcattacagtcacttagcaTACGTGCTTATCCAACTTTAAAAAGTGGAGCAAATCAGTGTCAGTCTCTGGAATACAAAAGTGCAATATCACCAAGCGGTCACTGAAGGTCCAttttaaataagtttaaattgaattgaaagaagaaagaaaggtCTGCTAAAGAAGGTCAGAGCAACCATGGCGTAATCTGAACCGGTGGATCTTCAGCCTTTGTCAGAAGATAGGTGGGGTTGCTGgagggccagaacagacaggaaacGTGACCTGGAGAGGCATGCACgcggaaggggaggggccaggctaGAGGGCCCAGAGCTAGCAAAACAGAGCTCTGACTATTGTGTTGCATCTTAAAATCTTTTGAACATATAACAGAGTGCTCCCTTTAGCTGCTGGATAGGTTGCCTCCGACATCTTAAATTTGACAGACAGCTGGAATGTACAGATG is from Anguilla anguilla isolate fAngAng1 chromosome 9, fAngAng1.pri, whole genome shotgun sequence and encodes:
- the mospd1 gene encoding motile sperm domain-containing protein 1 — its product is MQHHNRQPELVEGSLPVFVFPTELVFYADEQTSHKQVLTLYNPYEFALKFKVLCTAPNKYAVVDATGAVKPQCCVDIVIRHRDVRACHYGVIDKFRLQVSEQSQRKALGRKEVMATLLPSASQEPSHSRPQEEERRMKEQLADSAFFEQTAFQPESRAAPGGPSVLTVLLGLVCVAVLMLPTLGELESVVPVYLHLSVNKKLVAAYVLGLLTMVILRT